One Pseudonocardia sediminis DNA window includes the following coding sequences:
- a CDS encoding SCP2 sterol-binding domain-containing protein: MAGFSDEDELYRYIGGIFETALADPELEPKLRATGLVLRQQCTEPDSALIIDLAGGKVWKGSDPGAPDAAATMTMSTETANAYWQGKVNLTFAMAKGKVKVDGTVTKLLQLAPLSKRLFPVYVERLKADGREDLVVA, translated from the coding sequence GTGGCCGGGTTCTCCGACGAGGACGAGCTGTACCGCTACATCGGGGGGATCTTCGAGACCGCACTGGCGGATCCGGAGCTGGAGCCGAAGCTCAGGGCGACCGGTCTGGTGCTGCGCCAGCAGTGCACCGAGCCGGACAGCGCACTGATCATCGACCTGGCCGGCGGCAAGGTCTGGAAGGGCTCCGACCCCGGCGCCCCCGACGCCGCGGCGACGATGACGATGTCCACCGAGACCGCCAACGCCTACTGGCAGGGCAAGGTCAACCTGACGTTCGCCATGGCCAAGGGCAAGGTGAAGGTCGACGGCACGGTCACCAAGCTGCTCCAGCTCGCCCCGCTGTCGAAGCGGCTGTTCCCGGTCTACGTCGAGCGGCTCAAGGCCGACGGTCGCGAGGACCTGGTGGTCGCGTGA
- a CDS encoding MCE family protein: MRSSRKVLQGLVFVVVIVGLLGLSVAKYNGVFEAGVPVTLQVDRTGTQLQERGDVKVRGLIVGKIESVSTTGPSSTIEMTMNPDMIDQIPSNVTARLLPKTLFGEKFVSLVPPPAPSGQSLAAGEVIGEDRSQSAREVEQVLDNLLPLLQAVRPDQLASTLGSLSSALQGRGDQLGTTLEQLNTLTKGLNPAVPDLQEDLRQLADFSQNLSDAAPDLLDSTDNLTTTLRTIVEQRDGLRNTYRSVTAASDDLRAFLDANGENIIGLASSSRPTLETLARYSPEFPCLTGQLVDLIPKINEAVHPNDEPGIHITLEIVANKGKYLPNQDEPRYEDDRGPRCYDIPTPDGTQYPPDGPFRDGSVPGPAPVGQPMGNPDDFGDSFGTYDGTNSFGLIQDQSAINGAGPFPVLPVTPLSSTPLGGVLPGITPSSYTGSDMGVGNSPGEQQVVSELLAVQRGGSPTAVPAWSTMMVAPMMRGAEVKVS, encoded by the coding sequence ATGAGGTCGTCGCGCAAGGTCCTCCAGGGACTGGTGTTCGTGGTGGTCATCGTCGGGCTGCTCGGCCTGTCGGTGGCGAAGTACAACGGTGTGTTCGAGGCCGGCGTCCCGGTGACGCTGCAGGTCGACCGCACCGGTACGCAGCTGCAGGAGCGCGGCGACGTCAAGGTCCGCGGCCTGATCGTCGGGAAGATCGAGTCGGTCTCCACGACCGGTCCGAGCTCCACGATCGAGATGACGATGAACCCGGACATGATCGACCAGATCCCGTCCAACGTCACCGCCCGGCTGCTGCCGAAGACGCTGTTCGGCGAGAAGTTCGTGTCCCTGGTCCCGCCGCCCGCGCCGTCGGGCCAGTCGCTCGCGGCCGGCGAGGTGATCGGGGAGGACCGCAGCCAGTCCGCCCGCGAGGTCGAGCAGGTCCTCGACAACCTGCTGCCGCTGCTGCAGGCCGTCCGGCCGGACCAGCTCGCGTCGACGCTGGGCTCGCTGTCCTCGGCCCTGCAGGGTCGCGGCGACCAGCTCGGGACGACGCTGGAGCAGCTCAACACGCTGACCAAGGGGCTCAACCCCGCGGTGCCGGATCTGCAGGAGGACCTCCGGCAGCTGGCCGACTTCTCGCAGAACCTCTCCGACGCCGCGCCGGACCTGCTGGACTCGACCGACAACCTGACGACGACGCTGCGCACGATCGTCGAGCAGCGCGACGGCCTGCGGAACACCTACCGCTCGGTCACCGCCGCATCCGACGACCTGCGCGCGTTCCTCGACGCCAACGGCGAGAACATCATCGGCCTGGCGAGCTCGAGCCGTCCGACGCTGGAGACGCTGGCCCGCTACTCGCCGGAGTTCCCCTGCCTGACCGGCCAGCTCGTGGACCTGATCCCGAAGATCAACGAGGCGGTCCACCCGAACGACGAGCCGGGCATCCACATCACGCTCGAGATCGTCGCGAACAAGGGCAAGTACCTGCCGAACCAGGACGAGCCGCGCTACGAGGACGACCGCGGCCCGCGCTGCTACGACATCCCGACCCCGGACGGCACGCAGTACCCGCCGGACGGCCCGTTCCGGGACGGCTCGGTTCCGGGCCCCGCCCCGGTCGGGCAGCCGATGGGCAACCCGGACGACTTCGGCGACAGCTTCGGCACCTACGACGGGACGAACAGCTTCGGCCTGATCCAGGACCAGAGCGCGATCAACGGTGCCGGACCGTTCCCGGTCCTTCCCGTGACGCCGCTGTCGTCCACACCGCTGGGTGGTGTCCTGCCGGGGATCACCCCGAGCTCCTACACGGGCTCGGACATGGGTGTCGGCAACTCTCCCGGTGAGCAGCAGGTGGTCTCCGAGCTGCTCGCGGTGCAGCGCGGCGGCTCGCCGACCGCCGTCCCCGCCTGGAGCACGATGATGGTCGCGCCGATGATGCGCGGCGCGGAGGTGAAGGTCTCGTGA
- a CDS encoding MCE family protein translates to MSRLPIGALVKFLVFAVITALLTTVLGLTIANSRGGTTTDYSARFVDATGLLPGDDVRIAGVVVGSVSDIEIVDQRVALVNFNVDSGQQLPASVNATIKYRNLIGQRYVSLDQGTGPTGEVMPAGASIPLERTRPALNLTVLFNGFQPLFQGLDPEQINKLSMEIVQVLQGEGGTVQSLLASTASLTNSIADRDAVIGQVITNLNLVLQTVNQNDQGLNELISSLQALVSGLAQDREPIGNALQSIGTLTQVTGDFLEQARPPLRDDIRNLGDLATQLDQGQPAVERFLQFSPYKLNKIGRVGSYGSWFQFYLCQVGGQIGVNEVPGLPGFSIPKIPFELPKDDAARCGADPDQDGLSAANGDLPAGPGTTPDNRAAGPAMPAEPTTSSLDGLVSAPLPTSEPRETDSSQNPVAPLLPQTGGN, encoded by the coding sequence GTGAGTCGCCTCCCGATCGGAGCCCTGGTCAAGTTCCTCGTCTTCGCCGTGATCACCGCGCTGCTGACGACGGTGCTCGGCCTGACGATCGCCAACTCCCGCGGCGGCACGACCACCGACTACAGCGCGCGGTTCGTCGACGCGACCGGTCTGCTGCCCGGTGACGACGTGCGGATCGCCGGTGTCGTCGTCGGCTCGGTGTCCGACATCGAGATCGTCGACCAGCGCGTCGCGCTGGTGAACTTCAACGTCGACTCCGGCCAGCAGCTGCCGGCCTCGGTGAACGCCACGATCAAGTACCGGAACCTGATCGGCCAGCGCTACGTGTCGCTGGACCAGGGCACCGGGCCGACCGGCGAGGTCATGCCCGCCGGCGCGTCGATCCCGCTGGAGCGCACGCGCCCGGCCCTGAACCTGACCGTGCTGTTCAACGGGTTCCAGCCGCTGTTCCAGGGCCTGGACCCGGAGCAGATCAACAAGCTGTCGATGGAGATCGTGCAGGTCCTGCAGGGCGAGGGCGGGACGGTGCAGAGCCTGCTGGCCAGCACCGCGTCGCTGACCAACAGCATCGCCGACCGCGACGCGGTGATCGGCCAGGTCATCACGAACCTGAACCTGGTGCTGCAGACGGTGAACCAGAACGACCAGGGCCTCAACGAGCTGATCAGCTCACTGCAGGCGCTGGTGTCCGGGCTGGCCCAGGACCGTGAGCCGATCGGCAACGCGCTGCAGTCGATCGGGACGCTGACCCAGGTCACCGGCGACTTCCTGGAGCAGGCACGCCCGCCGCTGCGCGACGACATCCGCAACCTGGGCGACCTGGCCACGCAGCTCGACCAGGGGCAGCCCGCCGTCGAGCGGTTCCTGCAGTTCTCGCCCTACAAGCTGAACAAGATCGGGCGGGTCGGCAGCTACGGCAGCTGGTTCCAGTTCTACCTCTGCCAGGTGGGCGGCCAGATCGGCGTGAACGAGGTGCCCGGCCTGCCCGGGTTCTCGATCCCGAAGATCCCGTTCGAGCTCCCGAAGGACGACGCCGCCCGCTGTGGCGCCGACCCGGACCAGGACGGCCTGAGCGCCGCGAACGGTGACCTTCCGGCCGGGCCGGGGACGACCCCGGACAACCGCGCCGCCGGGCCGGCGATGCCCGCCGAGCCGACCACGTCCTCGCTCGACGGCCTGGTGAGCGCCCCGCTCCCCACCTCCGAGCCCCGCGAGACCGACTCCAGCCAGAACCCGGTCGCGCCGCTGCTGCCCCAGACGGGAGGCAACTGA
- a CDS encoding acyl-CoA synthetase, which translates to MYPGAHAVTTPDKAAVIMAETGETLTYAELEADSVRLAAVLREAGLRRGDSVALLSDNDIRCFVVYWAALRSGLYVTAVNHHLSADEAAYIVDDCGARAVVVSASKADLAVAVADVTPTVTLRLAFGGEVTGHLDLATELGRHPAQAPEDQPRGGDMLYSSGTTGRPKGIRPPLPERQVHEPGDPYVAVFGAMYGFGADTVYLSPAPLYHAAPLRFGGVVQALGGTVVVMGRFDAEGALATIERFRVTHSQWVPTMLVRMLKLPDDVRARYDVSSLRVAVHAAAPCPVEVKQAMIDWWGPVLYEYYSSTEGNGITFIDSEQWLARPGSVGRGGVLGDVRICDDDGKVQPPGEVGTVYFERDELPFVYHNDPEKTAQAQHPEHPAWTTTGDLGYVDDDGFLFLTDRKSFMIISGGVNIYPQEIENVLTLHPSVHDVAVIGVPDPEMGESVKAVVQVAPGVDPGPGLADTLIAYVRERIAGYKTPRSVDFVDELPRTPTGKLVKRELRDRYRPGV; encoded by the coding sequence ATGTACCCGGGTGCCCACGCCGTCACCACGCCGGACAAGGCGGCGGTGATCATGGCCGAGACCGGCGAGACGCTCACCTACGCCGAGCTCGAAGCCGACTCGGTGCGCCTGGCCGCGGTGCTGCGCGAGGCCGGTCTGCGCCGCGGCGACAGCGTCGCCCTGCTCTCGGACAACGACATCCGCTGCTTCGTCGTCTACTGGGCCGCGCTGCGCTCGGGTCTCTACGTCACCGCGGTGAACCACCACCTCTCCGCGGACGAGGCCGCCTACATCGTCGACGACTGCGGCGCCCGCGCCGTCGTGGTCTCGGCGTCGAAGGCCGACCTCGCCGTCGCCGTCGCGGACGTCACGCCGACGGTGACGCTGCGGCTCGCGTTCGGTGGCGAGGTGACCGGGCACCTCGACCTGGCGACCGAGCTGGGACGGCACCCCGCGCAGGCGCCGGAGGACCAGCCGCGCGGCGGCGACATGCTCTACTCCTCGGGGACCACCGGACGTCCGAAGGGGATCCGCCCGCCGCTGCCCGAACGTCAGGTGCACGAGCCGGGCGACCCCTACGTCGCGGTGTTCGGGGCGATGTACGGGTTCGGCGCCGACACCGTCTACCTGTCCCCGGCCCCGCTCTACCACGCCGCGCCGCTGCGCTTCGGCGGTGTCGTGCAGGCACTGGGCGGCACGGTCGTGGTGATGGGGAGGTTCGACGCCGAGGGCGCGCTGGCGACCATCGAGCGGTTCCGGGTCACGCACAGCCAGTGGGTGCCGACGATGCTCGTCCGGATGCTCAAGCTCCCCGACGACGTCCGCGCCCGCTACGACGTGTCGTCGCTGCGGGTGGCCGTGCACGCCGCCGCGCCGTGCCCCGTCGAGGTCAAGCAGGCGATGATCGACTGGTGGGGCCCGGTCCTGTACGAGTACTACTCCTCGACCGAGGGCAACGGCATCACGTTCATCGACTCCGAGCAGTGGCTGGCCCGTCCCGGGTCGGTCGGGCGCGGCGGGGTCCTGGGCGACGTCCGGATCTGCGACGACGACGGCAAGGTGCAGCCGCCCGGCGAGGTCGGGACCGTCTACTTCGAGCGCGACGAGCTGCCGTTCGTCTACCACAACGACCCGGAGAAGACGGCGCAGGCGCAGCACCCGGAGCACCCGGCCTGGACCACGACCGGCGACCTGGGCTACGTCGACGACGACGGCTTCCTGTTCCTGACCGACCGCAAGTCCTTCATGATCATCTCGGGCGGGGTGAACATCTACCCGCAGGAGATCGAGAACGTCCTGACCCTGCACCCGTCCGTGCACGACGTCGCCGTGATCGGTGTGCCGGACCCGGAGATGGGGGAGTCGGTGAAGGCCGTCGTGCAGGTCGCGCCCGGTGTGGACCCCGGACCGGGCCTGGCGGACACGCTGATCGCCTACGTCCGCGAGCGGATCGCCGGCTACAAGACCCCACGCTCGGTGGACTTCGTCGACGAGCTTCCGCGCACTCCGACCGGCAAACTGGTGAAGCGGGAGCTGCGCGACCGGTACCGTCCGGGCGTCTGA
- a CDS encoding coniferyl-alcohol dehydrogenase — protein sequence MSRRILVTGAASGIGDEVTRRFVDAGDEVTSLDLKDPSVTVARHVHCDLSDPASIEQAVAALDGTYDVLCNVAGVPGTAPSEVVLKVNLLGLRQLTESVVEQIAEGGAIVNVASIAGFGWPKRLDTIRELLATDTFDEGLAWFAENPQEGNTYNFAKEALTVYTMLMAPVFWESGVRMNAVSPGPVDTPILTDFEESMGKETLDALSTFIGRHATPADIAGPVLFLAGPDSGWINGHNIVVDGGISGAVNSGMVPPPEI from the coding sequence GTGAGTCGCCGCATCCTCGTCACGGGTGCGGCGTCGGGCATCGGCGACGAGGTCACCCGCCGGTTCGTCGACGCCGGTGACGAGGTCACTTCGCTCGACCTCAAGGACCCGAGCGTCACCGTCGCCCGGCACGTCCACTGCGACCTGTCCGACCCGGCGTCGATCGAGCAGGCCGTGGCCGCGCTCGACGGCACCTACGACGTGCTGTGCAACGTGGCCGGCGTGCCCGGCACCGCACCGTCGGAGGTCGTGCTGAAGGTCAACCTGCTCGGTCTGCGGCAGCTGACCGAGTCGGTCGTGGAGCAGATCGCCGAGGGCGGGGCGATCGTCAACGTCGCCTCGATCGCCGGCTTCGGCTGGCCGAAGCGCCTGGACACGATCCGCGAGCTGCTGGCCACCGACACGTTCGACGAGGGCCTGGCCTGGTTCGCGGAGAACCCCCAGGAGGGCAACACCTACAACTTCGCCAAGGAGGCCCTCACCGTCTACACGATGCTGATGGCCCCCGTGTTCTGGGAGTCCGGGGTGCGGATGAACGCCGTCTCCCCCGGCCCGGTGGACACCCCGATCCTCACCGACTTCGAGGAGTCGATGGGCAAGGAGACCCTGGACGCGCTCTCGACGTTCATCGGCCGGCACGCGACCCCGGCCGACATCGCGGGACCCGTCCTGTTCCTCGCCGGCCCGGACTCCGGTTGGATCAACGGGCACAACATCGTCGTCGACGGCGGCATCAGCGGGGCCGTGAACTCCGGCATGGTGCCGCCGCCCGAGATCTGA
- a CDS encoding ABC transporter ATP-binding protein gives MTGVEVKVEGLSKSFGRANIWSDVTLTLPPGEVSVLLGPSGTGKSVFLKTLIGLLKPEQGSIVIHDTDLVKCSESRLYDLRKLFGVLFQDGALFGSMNLYDNIAFPLREHTKKSETQIRDIVAEKMDMVGLAGDEGKLPGEISGGMRKRAGLARALVLDPEIILFDEPDSGLDPVRTAYLNQLIIDLNAQTDSTFLIVTHDINTAQTVPDNIGMLYRKHLAMFGPREVLLTSDDPVVAQFLNGRRQGPIGMSEEKDTAQAEREMAEAGELDGLPEMKDQLETSPGMPDRAAVHRRRERVEGMMHELPQAAQDAIRRSYANSDGGDAGGSPWAENREREQVTVVAGSAPAPEASEQTDVVPATDGSAPTEAVPASGQAEPAAADDERPTDVHPRITEEVAPDRGQESGGGKAEGGAAEGGAAEGRHSFRLFGGRKGQDS, from the coding sequence GTGACCGGTGTCGAGGTGAAGGTCGAGGGGCTGTCGAAGTCCTTCGGTCGGGCCAACATCTGGTCCGATGTGACACTGACGCTCCCCCCGGGTGAGGTGTCGGTGCTGCTCGGCCCGTCGGGTACGGGCAAGTCGGTGTTCCTGAAGACGCTGATCGGGCTGCTCAAGCCCGAGCAGGGCTCGATCGTCATCCACGACACGGACCTGGTGAAGTGCTCGGAGTCGCGGCTCTACGACCTGCGCAAGCTGTTCGGGGTGCTGTTCCAGGACGGCGCGCTGTTCGGGTCGATGAACCTCTACGACAACATCGCCTTCCCGCTTCGCGAGCACACGAAGAAGTCCGAGACCCAGATCCGCGACATCGTCGCGGAGAAGATGGACATGGTCGGTCTGGCCGGCGACGAGGGCAAGCTTCCCGGTGAGATCTCCGGCGGTATGCGCAAGCGCGCCGGGCTGGCCCGCGCGCTGGTGCTGGACCCGGAGATCATCCTGTTCGACGAGCCGGACTCGGGTCTGGACCCGGTGCGCACCGCGTACCTGAACCAGCTGATCATCGACCTGAACGCGCAGACCGACTCGACGTTCCTGATCGTCACCCACGACATCAACACCGCGCAGACCGTCCCGGACAACATCGGGATGCTCTACCGCAAGCACCTGGCGATGTTCGGTCCCCGCGAGGTCCTGCTGACCTCGGACGACCCGGTCGTCGCCCAGTTCCTCAACGGCCGCCGCCAGGGCCCGATCGGCATGTCCGAGGAGAAGGACACCGCGCAGGCCGAGCGGGAGATGGCCGAGGCCGGCGAGCTCGACGGCCTGCCGGAGATGAAGGACCAGCTCGAGACCTCGCCCGGGATGCCGGACCGGGCCGCGGTGCACCGCCGCCGGGAGCGCGTCGAGGGCATGATGCACGAGCTGCCCCAGGCCGCCCAGGACGCGATCCGCCGCTCCTACGCCAACTCCGACGGTGGCGACGCGGGCGGTTCGCCGTGGGCGGAGAACCGCGAGCGCGAGCAGGTCACGGTCGTGGCCGGCAGCGCGCCCGCACCGGAGGCGTCCGAGCAGACCGACGTCGTGCCGGCCACCGACGGGTCCGCCCCGACCGAGGCCGTCCCGGCCTCCGGACAGGCGGAGCCCGCTGCCGCCGACGACGAGCGCCCCACCGACGTGCACCCGCGGATCACCGAGGAGGTCGCGCCCGACCGCGGACAGGAGTCCGGAGGCGGGAAGGCCGAGGGCGGCGCGGCCGAGGGCGGCGCGGCCGAGGGCAGGCACTCGTTCCGGCTCTTCGGCGGCCGCAAGGGCCAGGACTCGTGA
- a CDS encoding TetR/AcrR family transcriptional regulator, whose translation MPRRSGRQIAAEQYFGAAMTILARDGAAGLKIGPLCRALGVTSGSFYHHFGSWAGFVRALLQYWEAEQTSRVVEMARATTDPVERMVVLKRLTVELPHDSEAAIRAWSSMDPEVGRSQRRVDAQRRMAVEQVIAGVVGDQEVAGRLAVLGLSILAGFQQTCSPRDPALLRELFDDYQAMIMQHAGVGLPGPA comes from the coding sequence GTGCCGAGGAGATCCGGGCGCCAGATCGCCGCCGAGCAGTACTTCGGCGCGGCGATGACGATCCTCGCGCGCGACGGCGCGGCCGGGCTCAAGATCGGCCCGCTGTGCCGCGCCCTCGGCGTGACCAGCGGGTCCTTCTACCACCACTTCGGCAGCTGGGCGGGCTTCGTGCGCGCCCTGCTGCAGTACTGGGAGGCCGAGCAGACCTCGCGGGTGGTCGAGATGGCGCGCGCCACGACCGACCCGGTGGAGCGGATGGTCGTGCTCAAGCGGCTGACCGTCGAGCTGCCGCACGACTCGGAGGCGGCGATCCGGGCCTGGTCCTCGATGGACCCCGAGGTCGGGCGGTCCCAGCGCCGCGTCGACGCCCAGCGGCGGATGGCGGTCGAGCAGGTCATCGCCGGCGTGGTCGGCGACCAGGAGGTCGCCGGCCGGCTCGCGGTCCTCGGACTGTCCATTCTCGCCGGGTTCCAGCAGACGTGTTCCCCGCGTGACCCGGCGTTGCTCCGGGAGCTGTTCGACGACTACCAGGCCATGATCATGCAGCACGCCGGAGTGGGCCTGCCCGGACCGGCGTGA
- a CDS encoding aldehyde dehydrogenase family protein, producing MTATVTGTEGAPGTGAVDPSAEVARLRATFAGGRTRDRSWRVVQLRGLERMLVERESEFAEALASDLGRPAVDAWLADLAPTTAESVYARKHLARWMKPRRVGLPLSVQPGRARYEYEPLGVVLVIGPWNYPAYLTLSPLVAAFAAGNCAVVKPSEYAPAIAELLVQLLPQYLDPDAVSVVTGGPEETQALLAQGLDHVFFTGSPEVGAKVMAAAAPHLTPVTLELGGKSPVIVAADADVEVAARRIAWTKLMNSGQTCVAPDYLLVDAAVRDRLVAAVAEATRKFRGGATGGLRVVDSRQATRLAGLLTDCGGTVAAGGTFDPEARTGEPTIVVDPDPGSRLMREEIFGPILPVVTVENLEAAIAHVNSGPKPLAAYVFSRSKETVARVTREVPAGATVVNHLMFHVLVPQLPFGGVGRSGMGAYHGWFGFETFSHRRSVLTKPTRPDPGFIYPPYTAATEKLLRRFF from the coding sequence ATGACCGCAACCGTGACCGGCACGGAGGGTGCACCGGGCACCGGGGCCGTGGACCCGTCGGCCGAGGTCGCCCGCCTGCGCGCGACGTTCGCCGGCGGCCGTACCCGGGACCGGTCGTGGCGGGTGGTCCAGCTGCGCGGGCTGGAGCGGATGCTCGTCGAGCGCGAGTCCGAGTTCGCCGAGGCGCTGGCCTCGGACCTCGGACGCCCGGCCGTCGACGCCTGGCTGGCCGACCTCGCGCCGACCACCGCGGAGTCGGTGTACGCCCGCAAGCACCTCGCGCGCTGGATGAAGCCGCGCCGCGTGGGCCTGCCGCTGTCGGTCCAGCCCGGACGTGCGCGCTACGAGTACGAGCCGCTCGGCGTCGTGCTGGTGATCGGGCCGTGGAACTACCCGGCCTACCTGACGCTCTCGCCCCTGGTCGCGGCGTTCGCCGCGGGCAACTGCGCCGTCGTCAAGCCGTCGGAGTACGCGCCGGCGATCGCCGAGCTGCTCGTCCAGCTGTTGCCGCAGTACCTCGACCCGGACGCGGTCTCGGTCGTCACCGGTGGCCCGGAGGAGACGCAGGCGCTCCTGGCCCAGGGCCTGGACCACGTGTTCTTCACCGGCAGCCCGGAGGTCGGGGCGAAGGTGATGGCCGCGGCCGCGCCGCACCTGACCCCGGTCACCCTCGAGCTCGGCGGCAAGAGCCCGGTGATCGTCGCGGCGGACGCCGACGTCGAGGTGGCCGCGCGCCGGATCGCCTGGACGAAGCTGATGAACTCCGGCCAGACCTGCGTCGCGCCGGACTACCTGCTGGTCGACGCCGCGGTGCGGGACCGGCTCGTGGCCGCCGTCGCGGAGGCGACACGGAAGTTCCGCGGTGGTGCCACCGGCGGCCTGCGCGTCGTCGACTCCCGGCAGGCGACCCGGCTGGCCGGGCTGCTGACCGACTGCGGCGGCACGGTCGCGGCCGGCGGGACGTTCGACCCGGAGGCGCGCACCGGCGAGCCGACGATCGTGGTCGACCCCGACCCGGGCTCGCGGCTGATGCGCGAGGAGATCTTCGGGCCGATCCTGCCCGTGGTCACGGTGGAGAACCTCGAGGCCGCGATCGCGCACGTCAACTCCGGGCCGAAGCCGCTGGCCGCGTACGTGTTCAGCCGGTCGAAGGAGACCGTGGCCCGGGTGACCCGCGAGGTCCCGGCCGGGGCGACGGTCGTCAACCACCTGATGTTCCACGTGCTGGTGCCGCAGCTGCCCTTCGGCGGTGTCGGACGCAGCGGGATGGGCGCCTACCACGGGTGGTTCGGGTTCGAGACGTTCTCGCACCGGCGCTCGGTGCTGACCAAGCCGACCCGCCCGGACCCCGGCTTCATCTACCCGCCCTACACCGCCGCGACCGAGAAGCTGCTGCGCCGCTTCTTCTGA
- a CDS encoding MlaE family ABC transporter permease yields MSAPSPITRALTPVGKLFSLGADILKQAFRPPFQLREYIEQTWFVTKVSALPTALFTIPFGATIALLLGELTRQFGAQSQTGAGSVLAIVQQAAPIVTALLISGAGGSAVCADLGARTIREEIAAMEVLGISPIQRLVVPRVLAMATTAVVLNGLATVVGVGGGYFFNVIIQGGTPGAYIASFSAIAQVSDIVVSELKAFLFGLTAGIVASYRGLNPPPGAKGVGDAVNQSVVISFVLVFMLNLVLTALYLELVPPKGL; encoded by the coding sequence GTGAGCGCCCCCAGCCCGATCACCCGGGCCCTGACGCCGGTCGGGAAGCTGTTCAGCCTCGGCGCCGACATCCTCAAGCAGGCGTTCCGGCCGCCGTTCCAGCTGCGCGAGTACATCGAGCAGACCTGGTTCGTCACGAAGGTCTCGGCCCTGCCGACCGCGCTGTTCACGATCCCCTTCGGCGCGACGATCGCCCTGCTGCTCGGTGAGCTGACCCGCCAGTTCGGCGCCCAGTCCCAGACCGGCGCCGGCTCGGTGCTCGCGATCGTGCAGCAGGCCGCGCCGATCGTCACCGCGCTGCTGATCTCCGGCGCCGGCGGCAGCGCCGTCTGCGCCGACCTCGGCGCACGGACCATCCGCGAGGAGATCGCGGCGATGGAGGTGCTCGGCATCTCGCCGATCCAGCGCCTCGTCGTACCGCGGGTGCTGGCCATGGCCACCACGGCCGTCGTGCTCAACGGGCTGGCCACGGTCGTCGGCGTCGGCGGCGGCTACTTCTTCAACGTCATCATCCAGGGCGGGACGCCCGGCGCCTACATCGCCAGCTTCTCCGCCATCGCGCAGGTCTCGGACATCGTCGTCAGCGAGCTGAAGGCGTTCCTGTTCGGCCTCACCGCCGGCATCGTCGCCTCCTATCGCGGGCTGAACCCACCGCCCGGCGCCAAGGGGGTGGGCGACGCGGTCAACCAGTCCGTCGTCATCTCCTTCGTCCTCGTGTTCATGCTCAACCTGGTGCTGACGGCTCTGTACCTCGAGCTCGTGCCGCCGAAGGGGCTGTAG
- a CDS encoding ABC transporter permease produces the protein MGARLRRGLQAPLDQLEELGDQLSLYIRSILWIPRTVSRYGKEVARLLAEVSFGSGALIVILGTAGVMASLSLFVGSLVGLQGFRALDSLGVEAFTGFITAYFNTRDIAPLVAASALTATLGAGFTAQLGAMRISEEIDALEVMAVPSVPYLVTTRVIAGIIAVIPIYTIGLLASFAASRLNVTLINGLPGGTYDHYFDLFLPVSDVLYSYLKVIIFSAVIILIHCHYGYRAKGGPAGVGIAVGRAVRLSIVSTAILDFFLTLVMFGTDTSVRVAG, from the coding sequence CTGGGTGCGCGCCTCCGGCGCGGCCTGCAGGCACCGCTCGACCAGCTCGAGGAGCTGGGCGACCAGCTCTCGCTCTACATCCGGTCGATCCTGTGGATCCCGCGCACGGTCAGCCGCTACGGCAAGGAGGTGGCCCGGCTGCTCGCCGAGGTCTCCTTCGGGTCCGGCGCGCTGATCGTCATCCTCGGCACCGCGGGCGTCATGGCCTCGCTGTCGCTGTTCGTCGGGTCGCTGGTCGGCCTGCAGGGCTTCCGCGCGCTGGACTCGCTCGGCGTCGAGGCCTTCACCGGCTTCATCACCGCCTACTTCAACACCCGCGACATCGCCCCGCTGGTCGCCGCGTCGGCGCTGACCGCGACGCTCGGCGCCGGGTTCACCGCCCAGCTCGGCGCGATGCGGATCTCCGAGGAGATCGACGCGCTGGAGGTCATGGCGGTGCCCAGCGTCCCGTACCTGGTCACCACGCGGGTGATCGCCGGGATCATCGCGGTCATCCCGATCTACACGATCGGCCTGCTCGCCAGCTTCGCCGCGTCCCGGCTGAACGTGACCCTGATCAACGGGCTGCCCGGTGGTACCTACGACCACTACTTCGACCTGTTCCTACCGGTCAGTGACGTCCTCTACTCGTACCTGAAGGTCATCATCTTCTCCGCGGTGATCATCCTGATCCACTGCCACTACGGGTACCGGGCCAAGGGCGGACCGGCCGGCGTCGGCATCGCCGTCGGCCGCGCGGTGCGGCTGTCCATCGTCAGCACCGCGATCCTGGACTTCTTCCTCACCCTGGTCATGTTCGGCACCGACACCTCCGTGCGGGTCGCGGGATGA